Proteins from one Listeria innocua genomic window:
- a CDS encoding pseudouridine-5'-phosphate glycosidase — translation MKNYLSLSEEVKQAKAEGKAIVALESTIISHGMPYPQNVEMARDVEQIIRDNGAVPATIALIDGKIKIGLSDEELELFAKSSNVAKVSRRDIGYLIATKQLGATTVAATMICAELAEIGIFVTGGIGGVHRGAETTMDVSADLEELAKTNVAVVCAGAKSILDLNLTMEYLETKGVPVIGYQTDVLPAFYTRSSDVELTLRADAPEVIAESLKAKWDLKIEGGAVITNPIPEEFAMDEKVINDVIQTALKEAEENHIHGKDVTPFLLGKVKELTDGKSLEANIELVKHNALIGTQIAVAYQNI, via the coding sequence ATGAAAAATTATCTATCATTATCCGAAGAAGTAAAACAAGCAAAAGCAGAAGGAAAAGCTATCGTAGCCTTAGAATCCACAATCATCTCTCACGGCATGCCTTACCCACAAAATGTTGAAATGGCTCGTGACGTAGAACAAATTATCCGTGATAACGGCGCGGTACCTGCAACAATCGCTTTAATCGACGGTAAAATTAAAATCGGTCTTTCTGATGAAGAACTAGAACTATTTGCAAAAAGCAGCAATGTAGCAAAAGTTTCTCGTCGTGATATTGGCTACCTTATTGCTACAAAACAACTAGGAGCAACAACAGTAGCTGCAACGATGATCTGTGCTGAATTAGCAGAAATCGGTATCTTTGTAACTGGTGGAATCGGCGGAGTTCACCGCGGTGCCGAAACAACAATGGACGTTTCTGCTGATTTAGAAGAGTTAGCGAAAACAAATGTAGCAGTAGTATGTGCTGGAGCAAAATCTATCTTAGACTTAAACTTAACAATGGAATACTTAGAAACAAAAGGCGTTCCAGTAATTGGTTACCAAACAGACGTACTTCCAGCATTCTATACTCGTTCAAGCGATGTAGAATTAACATTACGTGCAGATGCTCCAGAAGTTATCGCTGAGTCCCTTAAAGCAAAATGGGATCTAAAAATTGAAGGTGGCGCTGTAATCACAAACCCAATCCCAGAAGAATTTGCAATGGATGAAAAAGTAATTAACGATGTTATCCAAACTGCACTTAAAGAAGCAGAAGAAAACCACATCCACGGAAAAGACGTTACACCATTCCTTCTTGGCAAAGTAAAAGAACTAACAGACGGTAAGAGCTTAGAAGCAAATATCGAACTAGTAAAACACAACGCACTAATCGGTACTCAAATCGCCGTAGCTTATCAAAATATCTAA
- a CDS encoding carbohydrate kinase, whose product MENNKAKMNEKEEIIFNSIRKNPYISQQELADILDLSRPTVANLISGLIKKGRILGKAYILNEAKQIVCIGGANVDRKFYIKDKAQLATSNPVRSTQSAGGVARNVGENLGRLGKEVILLTACGTDSDWEAVKNASNTYMNLDYVTAFPSIATGSYTAVLENNGDLLVALADMDAYDHLTPDVLAKNEGLLSQASAIIADLNCPKETLEYLGSFAEINSIPLVLVPVSSPKMSHLPERLDHVTWLICNRDESETHLEMTIENDEDWRLAAQKWLDLGVKNVIVTNGSKGAVAANNAEGIIFEPAIVIENIVDVTGAGDAFCSAVIYAWLEGKSLQEILKAGSVNAARTLESEYTVRQNLSTSQLQKDLEEFK is encoded by the coding sequence GTGGAGAATAATAAAGCGAAAATGAACGAAAAGGAAGAGATAATTTTCAATTCCATCCGTAAAAATCCTTACATTTCTCAACAAGAACTTGCTGATATACTTGATTTATCAAGACCGACAGTAGCGAACCTTATTTCTGGCCTTATTAAAAAAGGTCGCATTTTAGGAAAAGCCTATATTTTAAATGAAGCAAAACAAATCGTTTGTATAGGTGGAGCGAACGTCGATCGGAAGTTTTACATTAAAGACAAGGCCCAGCTAGCTACATCTAATCCGGTGCGCTCAACACAAAGTGCTGGCGGAGTTGCTAGGAACGTTGGTGAAAACCTTGGTCGCCTTGGAAAAGAAGTTATATTACTCACTGCTTGTGGAACAGACTCCGACTGGGAAGCTGTCAAAAATGCCAGTAATACATATATGAACTTAGATTATGTCACTGCATTTCCAAGCATCGCAACAGGTTCTTATACAGCCGTACTCGAAAACAATGGAGATTTGCTCGTTGCACTAGCGGACATGGATGCATACGATCACTTAACCCCAGATGTACTAGCGAAAAACGAAGGCTTGCTAAGTCAAGCGAGCGCCATTATTGCCGATTTAAATTGTCCAAAAGAAACATTAGAATACCTTGGGAGTTTTGCCGAAATTAATTCCATCCCATTAGTCTTGGTACCCGTTTCCTCACCTAAAATGTCTCATTTACCAGAACGCTTGGATCACGTGACTTGGCTAATATGCAACCGAGACGAATCAGAAACTCACCTAGAAATGACCATTGAAAACGATGAAGACTGGCGCTTAGCTGCACAAAAATGGCTAGATTTAGGCGTGAAAAATGTCATCGTTACAAATGGCAGTAAAGGTGCAGTTGCAGCAAACAACGCAGAAGGCATTATCTTTGAACCCGCTATTGTCATTGAAAACATTGTAGATGTGACAGGAGCAGGAGATGCATTTTGTTCTGCGGTAATTTATGCATGGTTAGAAGGAAAATCTTTACAAGAAATTTTAAAAGCAGGGAGCGTAAATGCTGCGCGAACACTCGAATCTGAATACACTGTTCGCCAAAATTTATCAACATCCCAACTACAAAAAGATCTGGAGGAATTCAAATGA